The genomic stretch GATTGCGCGCGCTTCGCAAAAATGGCTCAAAATCGATGATGCGCTTTTTGCCATTATTGAACCAAATTTTCAGGCGATAGCCGTCAAGATATTCCGCCTGCACGATTTCGATGATCTCGGTTTCTAGAGCAGGCTCGTATGTGATTTTGATCTTGCTCATTTCAATTTCTACTTGATAGTCTTGGACT from Cytophagia bacterium CHB2 encodes the following:
- a CDS encoding DUF2442 domain-containing protein; protein product: MSKIKITYEPALETEIIEIVQAEYLDGYRLKIWFNNGKKRIIDFEPFLRSARNPLFKKYLHLKELKKFSIVYGNLDWNDYEMCFPVSDLYEGKI